A stretch of the Aegilops tauschii subsp. strangulata cultivar AL8/78 chromosome 4, Aet v6.0, whole genome shotgun sequence genome encodes the following:
- the LOC109739677 gene encoding CBS domain-containing protein CBSCBSPB3, translating into MNSGATAAVAQNRRTRSRPPSAASSRKSDDPSAASANGNGKGPSKPTSPNHVAGERTVKKLRLSKALTIPEGTTVSEACRRMAARRVDAVLLTDVNGLLSGIVTDKDIATRVIAEGLRVEQTIISKIMTRSPHYVTADTLAIEALQKMVQGKFRHLPVVDNGEVIAMLDIAKCLYDAISRLEKAAEQGSALAAAVEGVERQFGSNFSAPSTLIETIRERMFKPSLSTVITESTKVAIVSPSDPVYVAAQKMRELRVNSVVITTGNLLQGIFTSKDVLMRVVAQNLSPELTLVEKVMTAHPDCATLDTSILDALHIMHDGKFLHIPVVDGDGRVVACLDVLQLTQAAISMAEGGSGAANDVANTMMQKFWDSALALEPPDEEFDSQSEISLVMPSEVGDGRSSIYPAVVGNSFAFKLQVKKGRMHRFTCGSESLDELMSSITQRLGTGGEKGPIQLLYDDDEGDRVLLTTDSDLAGAVLNAKSSGLKVLRLHIDNSDSSSEVKKQLPELVPPQKSLLTPVHYGLMAGAIALTGVVLVVYLKRSKV; encoded by the exons ATGAACTCCGGTGCGACAGCCGCCGTGGCGCAGAACCGACGCACGCGCAGCCGTCCGCCGTCGGCGGCCTCCTCCCGCAAGTCGGATGATCCCTCCGCCGCTTCCGCCAACGGAAACGGGAAGGGGCCCTCCAAGCCCACCTCTCCCAACCACGTCGC AGGGGAGAGGACGGTCAAGAAGCTGCGGCTGTCGAAGGCGCTGACGATCCCGGAGGGGACGACGGTATCAGAGGCGTGCCGGCGGATGGCGGCCAGGCGGGTCGACGCCGTGCTGCTCACCGACGTCAACGGCCTCCTCTCCGGCATTGTCACCGACAAG GACATAGCCACAAGGGTTATTGCTGAGGGGCTGCGGGTTGAGCAAACAATCATATCCAAGATCATGACACGCAGCCCTCATTATGTCACAGCTGACACACTTGCTATCGAGGCACTACAGAAAATGGTCCAAG GGAAATTTAGACACCTTCCTGTGGTTGATAATGGTGAGGTTATTGCCATGCTGGACATTGCAAAATGTCTCTATGATGCAATATCAAGACTGGAGAAGGCAGCAGAACAAGGAAGTGCACTTGCAGCTGCTGTAGAAGGGGTTGAGCGCCAATTCGGTAGCAACTTCTCAG CTCCTTCCACTTTAATAGAAACTATAAGAGAACGGATGTTTAAACCTTCTTTGTCAACCGTTATCACGGAAAGCACAAA AGTAGCGATTGTTTCTCCTTCAGATCCTGTTTATGTTGCAGCCCAAAAAATGCGTGAACTACGCGTTAATTCAGTGGTTATAACTACCGGAAATTTGCTGCAAGGGATCTTTAC CTCAAAGGATGTGCTTATGCGTGTTGTGGCACAAAATCTTTCTCCCGAATTAACTCTAGTAGAAAAG GTAATGACTGCACACCCTGATTGTGCTACATTGGACACGTCAATTCTGGACGCATTACATATAATGCATGATGGCAAATTCTTGCATATTCCTGTtgttgatggag ATGGTAGAGTTGTTGCTTGTTTGGATGTTCTGCAACTTACCCAGGCAGCCATTTCTATG GCTGAAGGAGGTTCTGGAGCTGCAAATGATGTAGCAAACACAATGATGCAGAAGTTCTGGGACTCTGCTCTTGCTTTGGAGCCTCcagatgaggaatttgatagCCAGAG TGAAATATCCTTAGTGATGCCGTCAGAGGTCGGAGATGGCAGGAGTAGCATTTATCCTGCTGTTGTTGGCAATTCTTTTGCCTTCAAGCTTCAGGTCAAGAAGGGACGTATGCATAGATTTACATGCG GTTCTGAGAGTTTAGATGAACTTATGTCTTCTATAACACAAAGATTAGGCACTGGTGGTGAGAAGGGCCCAATTCAACTTCTG TATGACGATGATGAAGGCGATAGGGTGCTGCTTACTACAGATTCTGATCTTGCCGGTGCTGTTCTCAATGCCAAATCATCCGGATTGAAG GTCCTGAGGTTGCACATTGACAACTCGGATTCCAGTTCTGAAGTTAAAAAACAATTGCCGGAGCTGGTGCCTCCCCAAAAAAGTCTGTTGACGCCTGTTCATTACGGGCTAATGGCCGGCGCTATTGCCCTGACAGGCGTTGTGCTCGTGGTTTACTTGAAGCGCTCAAAAGTGTGA